The following are encoded together in the Leuconostoc mesenteroides subsp. mesenteroides ATCC 8293 genome:
- a CDS encoding ABC transporter permease — protein MLTLMKQEYYKAFKQNRLYIWLILGFIFPIAIIGIFKSTRTAGSIINLGQSLIYVEMAGIIITALSISQEFGFGTIRPLLSRRFSRGEVFISKLLLNISVYIGLFLSAFIGTVLATAIFAPKYDFSQKLGYIGNSWQGMMISIMDVALQMIFVAALVLMVTNMVKSSGAAIGLGVVMIVATPIISVISLKLIDLAPILKWNPFNIYLGIASIGQVKPSIMAQIMDMSQGAMISAYLIYIVLMYGIAYLIFRKRSV, from the coding sequence ATGTTAACATTAATGAAGCAAGAATATTACAAAGCATTCAAGCAAAATAGATTATACATTTGGTTGATTTTGGGATTTATTTTTCCCATTGCTATCATTGGTATCTTTAAGTCAACAAGAACAGCTGGATCGATTATTAACCTTGGTCAGTCCTTAATTTATGTTGAAATGGCAGGAATCATTATTACTGCTTTGTCTATCTCCCAAGAGTTCGGTTTTGGTACAATTCGTCCATTGCTGTCACGTCGCTTTAGTCGAGGTGAAGTGTTCATCAGTAAGTTGTTATTAAATATTAGTGTTTACATTGGATTGTTTTTATCAGCTTTTATTGGCACTGTTTTGGCTACTGCTATATTTGCCCCTAAATATGATTTCTCACAAAAGTTAGGATATATAGGGAACAGTTGGCAGGGCATGATGATTTCGATTATGGATGTAGCACTTCAAATGATATTTGTGGCTGCATTAGTATTGATGGTTACTAATATGGTCAAGAGCTCAGGAGCTGCTATTGGACTTGGCGTAGTTATGATTGTTGCTACACCAATCATCTCTGTCATTTCGTTAAAATTAATTGATTTAGCACCAATCTTGAAGTGGAATCCATTCAATATATATTTAGGTATTGCTAGTATTGGACAAGTTAAACCTAGTATAATGGCACAAATAATGGATATGTCACAAGGAGCAATGATATCAGCATACTTGATATATATTGTGTTGATGTACGGTATCGCTTATTTAATCTTTAGAAAACGTAGCGTTTAA
- a CDS encoding CopY/TcrY family copper transport repressor encodes MNKLLTTSEWEIMRVIWTLGEATTNQIIHIMHNQKDWQPSTVKTLINRILKKGLLRTDGATRNRLYTPTVGEHETMTQTLRATIDDMCAMCIGHTLVDVLADMTLSQSDIVKLQALLAQKVKNAPESIACNCLPENCEDCK; translated from the coding sequence ATGAATAAATTACTAACAACAAGTGAATGGGAAATAATGCGTGTGATATGGACGTTAGGTGAAGCTACCACCAATCAAATCATTCATATTATGCATAACCAGAAAGATTGGCAGCCATCAACGGTTAAAACGCTGATCAACCGAATACTAAAAAAAGGATTGTTACGTACAGATGGTGCTACACGCAATCGATTATACACACCAACTGTAGGTGAACATGAAACGATGACCCAAACACTACGTGCCACAATCGACGATATGTGTGCCATGTGTATAGGCCACACATTAGTGGATGTACTTGCTGACATGACCTTATCTCAATCAGACATTGTCAAACTACAAGCGTTACTAGCACAAAAAGTGAAAAATGCCCCGGAAAGCATTGCTTGTAACTGTCTACCCGAAAACTGTGAGGATTGTAAATGA
- a CDS encoding ABC transporter ATP-binding protein, translated as MSLILENISKKIHHHAILNNASFELKEGEVVGLVGRNGAGKTTLFRTISGEMQADFGRIGLDNKDYMKTIAVHDQLFYIDMPDNWLAYYTPKRIKSILSVAYVNFDSEWYDERLNQFGLNNNKRVQNYSKGMKALFTIIVSFASRAQYVLLDEPLDGLDVLVRDQVKQLIIDRVTKNNTTVLIASHNLVELDTLVDRILLLKDGTIDRAFAIENNKNIKKYQLAYDGDVMPEFLRNNGTIIAQVGHIVTIVFDNFDEDIGIKLAGSDFKFIEELPISSEDIFRASFANEVYAWQQELGGEQ; from the coding sequence ATGAGTTTAATTTTAGAAAATATTTCTAAAAAGATACACCATCATGCCATTCTAAATAATGCAAGCTTTGAACTCAAAGAGGGAGAAGTTGTTGGTCTAGTTGGGCGTAATGGTGCGGGGAAAACAACTTTATTTAGAACAATATCTGGGGAGATGCAAGCTGATTTTGGTCGTATTGGTCTAGATAATAAAGATTATATGAAAACAATTGCAGTTCACGACCAATTATTTTATATTGATATGCCAGACAATTGGCTAGCATATTACACACCAAAGCGGATTAAATCAATTTTATCTGTCGCTTATGTGAATTTTGATTCAGAATGGTACGATGAACGTTTGAATCAATTTGGACTAAACAATAATAAACGTGTTCAAAATTACTCAAAAGGGATGAAAGCGTTGTTCACGATTATTGTCAGCTTCGCTAGCCGTGCCCAATATGTTTTATTAGATGAACCGCTTGATGGATTAGACGTATTAGTTCGAGATCAGGTAAAACAGTTAATTATTGACCGTGTTACAAAAAACAATACGACTGTTCTCATTGCGTCACATAATTTGGTTGAACTTGATACTTTAGTTGATCGTATTCTATTGCTAAAAGATGGTACAATTGATCGCGCATTTGCGATTGAAAATAATAAAAACATTAAAAAGTATCAACTGGCTTACGATGGGGATGTGATGCCAGAATTTCTAAGGAACAATGGGACGATCATTGCTCAGGTTGGTCATATTGTAACCATTGTGTTTGATAATTTTGATGAAGATATTGGTATTAAGTTAGCTGGATCGGATTTCAAGTTCATAGAAGAACTACCCATTAGCAGTGAAGACATATTCCGCGCGAGCTTTGCCAACGAAGTATATGCTTGGCAGCAAGAATTAGGGGGTGAACAATGA
- a CDS encoding copper-translocating P-type ATPase yields the protein MTMNHDHMNMTNKNTSHEHHDMSSMNHDHMEMSSHEHTSHAGMDSMDMSDMKRRFWWAFFLMLPIIIITPFMGIHLPFTFTFPGSSWVSALLSTLLYFIGSKPFWDGARAEFRTKKPAMMSLITVGLNVTFWYSIYAVLSTQLFHVHVMDFFWEFATLNVIMLLGHRIEMSVTMQAGDATAKLRELMPNIAHVKHNDMLMDMPIDTLKSNMIVRVLAGESFPADGTVVEGVSQVDESLMTGESRLVEKKIGSQVVGGTINGNGTLDVKLTTVGDDSFIGQLKETLLSSQDKKSRAETLADKVAAWLFWVALLFAIGSLLIWTPLRGLGFAVNIAATVLVIACPHALGLAVPLVINRTKAIAAKEGILIKNRKALVAANHLKFALMDKTGTLTTGKFTVQHFSVYDFDQSKALGIMSALDQQSTHPLAQSIVNYAKEQHAPKIQASHVENIAGYGVRGKIDDQLYTLASAKYLKQNHITFTPLQTEGSISYLLEEGRVIAAIAQGDHLKESAPAFIRTLLNQGITPVMITGDNELAAKQIADELKITDIHSQVSPQDKINLVSEYQQHGTTMMIGDGINDAPALAQANLSIAIGVGTEVAHASADAILIADQLSKIIDFINLAKRSNTKQVQNLWWGASYNIIAIPLAAGVLAFAGIMLNPMIAALIMSLSTIIVAINALLLKH from the coding sequence ATGACTATGAACCATGATCACATGAATATGACAAATAAAAATACATCACATGAGCACCATGACATGTCAAGCATGAACCACGATCATATGGAAATGTCCAGTCATGAACACACTTCTCATGCCGGCATGGACAGTATGGATATGTCAGACATGAAACGCCGTTTTTGGTGGGCTTTTTTCTTAATGCTTCCAATCATCATTATCACACCCTTCATGGGTATCCATTTGCCATTTACTTTTACTTTTCCTGGCAGTTCTTGGGTATCTGCGCTATTATCTACCCTCCTCTACTTCATTGGTTCCAAACCTTTTTGGGATGGTGCGCGCGCTGAATTTCGTACTAAAAAGCCCGCTATGATGAGCTTAATTACCGTCGGACTGAATGTTACTTTTTGGTATTCTATTTACGCGGTTCTATCGACGCAACTATTTCATGTTCACGTTATGGATTTCTTTTGGGAATTTGCAACACTAAATGTTATTATGCTTCTAGGTCACCGAATTGAGATGTCTGTGACCATGCAAGCCGGAGATGCGACGGCTAAGTTACGCGAATTAATGCCAAACATTGCTCATGTCAAACATAATGATATGTTGATGGATATGCCTATTGACACACTAAAATCAAACATGATTGTTCGTGTGTTGGCTGGTGAATCTTTCCCTGCTGATGGTACCGTAGTTGAAGGTGTAAGCCAGGTTGATGAATCTTTAATGACTGGTGAAAGTCGACTAGTCGAAAAGAAAATAGGTTCTCAAGTGGTTGGTGGTACCATTAATGGTAATGGTACGCTCGATGTCAAATTAACGACTGTTGGGGATGATTCATTTATTGGCCAGCTAAAAGAAACCTTACTATCTTCTCAAGATAAGAAATCACGCGCTGAAACACTAGCAGACAAAGTCGCAGCATGGTTGTTTTGGGTGGCTCTATTATTTGCTATTGGTTCTCTACTTATTTGGACGCCACTACGCGGACTAGGTTTTGCAGTTAATATTGCCGCAACTGTGTTAGTCATTGCCTGCCCCCATGCTTTGGGTCTAGCAGTACCTTTGGTCATCAATCGAACAAAGGCGATTGCAGCAAAAGAAGGCATATTAATCAAAAATCGTAAAGCACTAGTGGCAGCAAATCATTTAAAGTTTGCTTTGATGGATAAAACTGGTACATTAACAACTGGAAAATTTACTGTACAGCACTTTAGTGTCTATGACTTTGATCAAAGTAAAGCACTAGGAATTATGAGCGCATTAGACCAGCAATCTACCCACCCACTTGCGCAATCCATTGTTAACTACGCAAAAGAACAACACGCGCCAAAAATACAAGCATCACACGTAGAAAACATTGCCGGTTATGGTGTACGTGGTAAAATAGATGATCAATTATATACACTTGCTTCGGCAAAATATCTCAAACAAAATCATATTACTTTTACGCCACTACAAACGGAAGGCTCAATCTCTTACTTATTGGAAGAGGGACGCGTTATAGCTGCAATAGCACAGGGGGACCATCTCAAAGAATCAGCTCCTGCCTTTATTCGCACCTTATTGAACCAAGGGATCACACCTGTTATGATTACAGGTGACAACGAATTGGCTGCTAAACAGATTGCTGACGAGTTAAAAATAACAGATATCCATTCACAAGTATCCCCTCAAGACAAAATCAATCTGGTTTCAGAGTATCAACAACATGGTACGACAATGATGATTGGTGATGGTATTAATGATGCCCCAGCCTTAGCTCAAGCTAATTTAAGTATTGCCATCGGTGTTGGAACGGAAGTAGCGCATGCTTCCGCTGATGCTATATTAATAGCTGATCAGTTATCAAAAATTATTGACTTTATTAATCTAGCTAAGCGTAGCAATACTAAACAAGTGCAAAACCTGTGGTGGGGAGCTAGTTACAACATTATTGCTATTCCTTTAGCTGCCGGTGTGTTGGCATTTGCTGGTATAATGCTAAACCCAATGATTGCCGCATTAATTATGTCACTGTCCACAATCATTGTTGCAATTAATGCATTATTATTAAAGCATTAG
- a CDS encoding GntR family transcriptional regulator yields MAQIQRSQPLYEQLMWRIKAQIASGVLHIGDKLPSVREMALIEGLNPNTVAKAYKALETQNVIETVTGKGTFVRENEGIVDDKLLAQLRLKMTEIVIEAKRASIDAKQLHSWIEELYGEIS; encoded by the coding sequence ATGGCGCAAATTCAACGCAGTCAACCATTATATGAGCAGTTAATGTGGCGTATTAAAGCGCAAATTGCGTCTGGTGTATTGCATATTGGTGATAAATTACCATCAGTCCGAGAAATGGCTTTAATTGAGGGATTAAATCCAAATACAGTGGCAAAGGCTTATAAGGCTCTTGAAACGCAAAATGTGATTGAAACGGTGACTGGTAAAGGTACTTTTGTTCGCGAAAACGAGGGTATTGTAGATGATAAATTATTAGCACAATTACGTTTAAAAATGACCGAAATTGTTATTGAGGCCAAACGTGCATCTATTGATGCCAAGCAGCTACATAGTTGGATTGAAGAATTATATGGAGAAATATCATGA
- a CDS encoding aldo/keto reductase, with protein MSLVDTYKLTNGIEIPIIGFGTWQSANGTEAYQSVRWALEAGYRHIDTAAVYGNEDSVGRAIKDSGIPRDELFVTTKLWNDAHTYERAIQALDTSLSKLGLDYVDLYLIHWPNPAALQKQGKDAWIDANADTWRALEDEYKIGKTTAIGVSNFQIEHLEALAKTQTIAPMVNQNFLNPSDNQQELVDYDKDHGMLNEAYSPLGTGKLVDLPQVVSLSEKYNKSVPQILIRWSLDKGFLPLPKSTHETYIKANADVFDFALTSAEIESLDSLTGVGGFHTDASSADF; from the coding sequence ATGTCCCTTGTAGATACATATAAGCTAACCAACGGCATCGAAATTCCCATAATTGGGTTTGGAACTTGGCAAAGTGCAAACGGTACAGAAGCTTATCAGTCTGTACGTTGGGCTCTAGAAGCAGGTTATCGCCACATCGATACAGCGGCTGTATATGGTAATGAAGATTCTGTCGGTCGTGCCATAAAAGATTCTGGTATTCCACGTGATGAATTGTTTGTGACGACTAAACTTTGGAACGATGCGCACACATATGAAAGAGCTATACAAGCGCTTGACACATCCCTTAGCAAGCTTGGCTTAGATTACGTTGATTTATATTTAATCCATTGGCCAAATCCTGCTGCCCTTCAAAAACAAGGAAAGGATGCCTGGATTGATGCAAACGCGGATACTTGGCGTGCTTTGGAAGACGAATATAAAATAGGAAAAACGACAGCCATTGGCGTGTCAAATTTCCAAATTGAACATCTAGAAGCGCTAGCTAAAACACAAACCATAGCACCCATGGTTAATCAAAACTTTTTAAACCCTTCTGATAACCAACAAGAATTAGTTGACTATGATAAAGATCATGGCATGCTTAACGAAGCCTATTCCCCACTAGGTACAGGAAAGCTCGTTGATTTACCACAAGTCGTTAGTCTGAGTGAAAAATACAATAAATCGGTACCGCAAATATTAATTCGTTGGTCCTTGGATAAGGGATTTTTACCTTTACCAAAATCAACACATGAAACATACATTAAAGCAAATGCCGATGTATTCGACTTTGCTCTAACATCAGCAGAAATTGAATCATTAGATTCACTCACTGGCGTGGGTGGATTCCATACTGATGCTTCCTCAGCCGATTTTTAA
- a CDS encoding glycosyltransferase yields MAKILIALENIELGGMKRATTVVGNALAASHEVTYYSFSDLPPFYGLSAPLVVASPALRLTSESHPFKRYAQAIENFSLLAQRYDVVILAGGLLSSFAAVLKPKLPRTKLLGWMHNNITTYRDQYYAMMREEFIAGLRVLDAVVVLTDFDLGGFKKYNERTVKIWNPLTIAPKGPSKLEKHIISFTARIAIQHKGIDFAVQLATKLPDDWQLAIAGGGMQEDMETFEQLINEYGAHEKIIYRGPLKDNELRDHYRNSSLFLQTSRWEGLPLVLVEAMSFGLPIIAMRQTGSAEVLKEGEFGVLIENGDIDGAAIAIQRLINSRQQQLDLAEKSLNRVRDFQIEPILKQWEALF; encoded by the coding sequence ATGGCAAAAATTTTAATTGCGCTCGAAAATATTGAACTCGGGGGAATGAAGCGAGCAACAACTGTCGTCGGTAATGCATTGGCAGCAAGCCATGAAGTTACCTATTATAGTTTTTCTGATTTACCACCGTTTTATGGATTGTCAGCACCTTTAGTTGTTGCTTCGCCCGCGCTACGTCTAACAAGTGAATCGCATCCATTTAAAAGATACGCCCAAGCTATTGAAAATTTCTCACTTTTAGCACAGCGCTATGATGTGGTTATTTTAGCAGGTGGACTACTATCCAGTTTTGCAGCTGTTTTGAAACCAAAGTTGCCACGTACAAAACTGCTTGGGTGGATGCATAACAACATTACGACTTATAGAGATCAATACTATGCAATGATGCGCGAGGAATTTATAGCTGGCTTACGTGTTTTAGATGCGGTAGTGGTACTAACTGATTTTGATTTAGGTGGCTTTAAAAAATACAATGAACGTACGGTTAAAATTTGGAACCCTTTGACAATTGCACCTAAAGGCCCTTCTAAATTGGAGAAACACATTATATCGTTTACGGCACGTATTGCTATTCAACACAAAGGAATTGATTTTGCTGTACAATTGGCCACTAAATTACCGGATGATTGGCAATTAGCAATTGCCGGGGGTGGGATGCAGGAGGATATGGAAACCTTTGAGCAATTAATCAATGAGTACGGGGCGCATGAAAAAATAATATATCGTGGTCCATTGAAAGATAATGAATTGCGTGACCATTATCGTAACTCAAGTTTATTTCTGCAAACATCACGCTGGGAAGGATTACCGCTTGTCCTAGTTGAGGCAATGAGTTTTGGTTTGCCAATTATCGCTATGAGACAGACAGGGTCCGCAGAAGTATTAAAAGAGGGTGAATTTGGGGTTTTGATAGAGAACGGTGACATTGATGGGGCAGCTATAGCGATTCAACGGCTAATCAACAGTCGTCAGCAGCAACTTGATTTAGCAGAAAAGTCCTTAAATCGTGTTCGTGATTTTCAAATCGAACCCATTTTGAAACAATGGGAAGCTTTATTTTAA
- a CDS encoding MIP/aquaporin family protein yields the protein MRKYIAEFLGTFMLVFFGTGSVVYSAATTQSAITVGLAFGLSLAVAIYAFGHISGGHFNPAVSLAMAIQKRLPWVTFIGYVIAQLLGAIVASAAVYGGVTAYLKSSTVTTALSGQSMTVKQFVSLAGLGQTNFSDGSGWYAFAFELVLTFLFVLVIAIVTKLNNVPAPFIIGIWLAVLIVVVLPITGGAFNPARALAPAIFVQGKALTHVWVYLVADLLGGALAAFAANFLDKKEEVASTPKEVKETKKA from the coding sequence ATGCGTAAGTATATCGCAGAATTCCTTGGAACATTTATGCTAGTGTTCTTTGGAACTGGTAGCGTTGTTTATTCAGCTGCTACAACACAATCGGCCATCACTGTCGGTTTGGCATTCGGTCTTTCATTAGCCGTTGCCATCTATGCCTTTGGTCATATTTCAGGTGGACACTTTAACCCTGCCGTTTCATTGGCAATGGCTATTCAAAAGCGTTTACCATGGGTGACATTTATTGGCTATGTGATTGCACAATTACTTGGTGCTATTGTTGCTTCTGCTGCTGTCTATGGCGGTGTAACAGCTTACCTGAAATCATCAACTGTAACTACTGCTTTGTCTGGTCAATCAATGACCGTAAAACAATTCGTATCCTTAGCTGGTCTTGGACAAACAAACTTCTCTGATGGTTCAGGTTGGTATGCATTTGCATTTGAACTTGTATTAACATTCTTGTTCGTTTTGGTAATCGCAATTGTTACTAAGTTGAATAACGTACCAGCACCATTTATTATCGGTATCTGGTTGGCCGTATTAATTGTTGTTGTATTACCAATTACTGGTGGTGCATTCAACCCAGCACGTGCATTAGCCCCAGCAATTTTTGTTCAAGGTAAAGCACTTACTCATGTATGGGTTTACCTAGTTGCTGACTTACTTGGTGGTGCATTGGCAGCATTTGCCGCTAACTTCCTTGATAAAAAGGAAGAAGTTGCAAGCACACCAAAAGAAGTTAAAGAAACTAAAAAAGCATAA
- a CDS encoding MerR family transcriptional regulator: protein MDNRSTIHKKTAFDKLQFGIGDLARMTGVSTRQLRYWEKQGYVKALDRNDDQESRLYGFRAFLKVSIIKQHIDDGDTLRTAVIHANEHIDSAMITKHIMKQAFQGLEDFQGTVAVNMGYFDDDETQLLYVFLEDGKAKYRVVDSKK from the coding sequence ATGGACAATCGCAGCACCATTCATAAAAAAACAGCATTCGATAAGTTACAATTCGGCATTGGTGATCTTGCGCGGATGACAGGCGTGTCTACCCGACAACTGCGTTATTGGGAAAAACAAGGTTACGTTAAGGCACTGGACCGTAATGACGATCAAGAATCCCGCTTATATGGCTTTCGTGCATTCTTAAAGGTTAGCATTATTAAGCAACACATTGATGATGGCGATACCTTGCGTACAGCAGTGATTCATGCTAATGAACACATTGACAGTGCAATGATTACAAAGCATATTATGAAACAAGCATTTCAGGGCCTAGAAGACTTTCAAGGTACTGTGGCAGTAAATATGGGTTACTTTGATGACGACGAGACACAATTGCTATACGTATTTTTAGAGGATGGTAAAGCCAAGTATCGCGTTGTCGATAGTAAAAAATGA
- a CDS encoding RluA family pseudouridine synthase, giving the protein MKKWQYNFIITSQNSGQTVKELLIKWYVPQRIRGALRIKKHFSVNNIIVPTNYELRTGDQLQLNFDADDFRTSESNYLPNHQKSVNIIFENKDLVVIDKPAGMKMHPHSPTETDTLLNYLAGEFIQRKVSDQPYMVHRIDRATSGLVIVAKNPVVVPILDRMLADKRIVRTYVTWVSGVVQDNHGTIAKPIGIDARDDRKRAVDGKEAQVAMTHWWRMHTVFCSSLLRVQLSTGRMHQIRVHLASIGHPIVGDELYGGVYNGRMLLHSATIKIPLPFDEGVRMITGPLPSDFPRQLR; this is encoded by the coding sequence ATGAAAAAGTGGCAGTATAATTTTATAATAACATCCCAGAATTCTGGCCAAACTGTTAAGGAACTATTGATAAAATGGTACGTGCCACAAAGGATTCGCGGCGCTTTGCGAATTAAAAAGCATTTTAGTGTGAACAATATTATTGTACCTACCAACTATGAATTACGAACAGGGGATCAGTTGCAGCTTAATTTCGATGCAGATGACTTTCGTACTAGTGAATCAAATTATCTACCCAACCATCAGAAGTCGGTAAATATCATTTTTGAAAATAAAGACTTGGTTGTTATTGATAAACCTGCAGGAATGAAAATGCATCCGCATTCGCCAACGGAAACTGATACTTTGTTGAACTATTTAGCAGGTGAGTTTATTCAGCGAAAGGTCAGTGATCAGCCTTATATGGTTCACAGGATAGATCGAGCAACTTCAGGTTTAGTAATTGTAGCAAAGAACCCCGTCGTGGTACCAATTCTAGATAGAATGTTAGCAGATAAACGGATTGTACGAACTTATGTAACGTGGGTTAGTGGCGTCGTGCAAGATAATCATGGTACAATCGCAAAACCGATAGGAATCGACGCTCGAGATGATCGAAAACGTGCCGTTGACGGGAAAGAAGCCCAAGTGGCGATGACACATTGGTGGCGAATGCATACGGTGTTTTGCAGTTCATTACTACGGGTGCAATTAAGTACGGGGCGCATGCATCAGATACGCGTGCACTTAGCTAGTATAGGACACCCTATTGTTGGGGATGAACTATACGGTGGAGTATACAATGGCCGTATGCTGCTACATTCAGCAACCATAAAAATACCATTGCCGTTTGATGAGGGAGTAAGAATGATTACAGGACCACTCCCAAGCGATTTTCCAAGACAGCTACGATAA
- a CDS encoding ABC transporter ATP-binding protein — translation MALLEVKNVNKKYGNRAAMDDVSFNVEAGHIVGLIGPNGAGKSTTMRAITGLMSYSSGQITFDGQPVTFNNHSALDKIGNLIEYPAIYPNLTALEHLKLYAMDTKNPADFKELMHKTQIDGDNFGKRKAKNFSLGMKQRLGIAIALIRNPKLVILDEPMNGLDPQSVHDLRELIRSLAEEGVAFLISSHLLDELQKLVDDVVIINHGKIIQTATIETFFIHDQARWTFDTSDNELALQIAQDKNWQATIDNSQLQISGAENLQQVITALNAANIQIQSLNTATGNLEKSLLDMLAADNQGE, via the coding sequence ATGGCATTATTGGAAGTAAAGAACGTTAATAAAAAGTATGGTAATAGAGCAGCAATGGACGACGTCAGTTTCAACGTTGAAGCTGGTCACATTGTTGGATTGATTGGTCCCAATGGCGCTGGTAAATCAACAACCATGCGTGCTATTACTGGTTTAATGAGCTACTCATCTGGACAAATCACGTTTGATGGGCAACCTGTGACCTTTAATAATCATAGTGCGCTTGATAAAATTGGTAATTTGATTGAATATCCAGCCATTTATCCGAACTTAACCGCGCTAGAACACTTGAAGTTGTATGCAATGGACACAAAAAATCCCGCTGATTTCAAAGAATTAATGCATAAAACGCAAATTGACGGGGACAATTTTGGAAAACGCAAGGCGAAAAACTTTTCATTAGGCATGAAACAGCGCCTTGGTATTGCTATTGCGCTCATCCGAAATCCAAAATTAGTTATTTTGGATGAACCAATGAACGGACTTGACCCACAATCTGTTCACGACTTGCGTGAATTAATTCGCTCATTGGCTGAAGAAGGGGTGGCTTTCTTGATTTCAAGCCATCTATTGGATGAATTGCAAAAACTAGTTGATGATGTTGTAATCATTAATCACGGTAAAATTATTCAAACGGCTACCATAGAAACGTTCTTTATTCATGACCAAGCACGTTGGACATTTGACACTAGTGATAATGAATTAGCTCTACAAATAGCACAAGATAAAAACTGGCAAGCTACAATTGACAACAGTCAGTTGCAAATTAGTGGGGCAGAAAATTTGCAGCAAGTGATCACAGCGCTCAATGCGGCCAATATACAAATTCAATCACTTAATACTGCAACTGGCAATCTAGAAAAGTCACTACTTGATATGCTAGCGGCTGATAATCAGGGGGAATAA
- a CDS encoding aminotransferase class III-fold pyridoxal phosphate-dependent enzyme, whose translation MTLFPNYQRAPLTFKKTKNATWTDGKNNEYTDLSSGIGVYNVGANNDAVESALIAQAKEIWHLPNLYENELQETVAAKLGGEDYTTYFANSGAEANEAAIKLARLVTKRETIITFKNSFHGRTYGAMSATGQDSIHYGLPMLDGFQYAEFNDINSLKELLNKDVAGVMLELVQGEGGVIPAHQDFVTELIQVVHDNGSLVMIDEVQTGMGRTGKKFAFENYHFQPDIFTNAKALANGVPVGAMLAKNEFASSFSYNAHGSTFGGNPLAMSAASATLDELSLILPNISEKINLFWQELAAFKELRNVVEVRGLGMMAGIELNIPVKQVVADLLDEKIVTLGAGHNTLRLLPPLTISESQLTTALQKIKQLLSQ comes from the coding sequence ATGACGCTATTTCCAAACTATCAACGTGCCCCACTAACATTTAAGAAAACTAAAAATGCCACCTGGACTGACGGTAAGAACAATGAGTATACAGACCTATCCAGTGGTATTGGTGTCTATAATGTTGGCGCAAATAATGATGCTGTTGAGTCAGCACTTATTGCTCAAGCTAAAGAAATCTGGCACTTGCCTAATTTATACGAAAATGAATTGCAAGAAACTGTGGCAGCAAAATTAGGTGGTGAAGATTATACCACTTATTTTGCTAATTCAGGAGCGGAAGCTAACGAAGCGGCAATTAAGTTAGCCCGTTTAGTGACTAAGCGGGAAACAATCATTACTTTCAAAAACTCTTTTCATGGTCGTACTTATGGTGCTATGTCAGCAACTGGACAAGATAGCATTCATTATGGATTACCTATGTTAGATGGGTTCCAGTATGCAGAATTTAATGACATTAACAGTTTAAAAGAACTCCTTAATAAAGACGTTGCTGGCGTAATGCTTGAGCTTGTTCAAGGCGAAGGAGGTGTCATTCCTGCGCATCAAGATTTTGTTACAGAACTAATTCAAGTAGTTCATGATAATGGGTCTTTAGTCATGATTGATGAAGTACAGACTGGCATGGGACGCACGGGGAAAAAGTTTGCATTTGAAAATTATCATTTTCAACCGGATATTTTTACGAATGCCAAAGCATTGGCTAACGGTGTCCCTGTGGGTGCAATGCTTGCTAAAAACGAATTTGCCAGTTCATTTTCATATAATGCACATGGTTCAACATTTGGTGGGAATCCACTGGCTATGAGTGCTGCTAGTGCAACGCTAGACGAATTATCTTTAATTCTGCCTAATATTTCAGAAAAAATTAATCTTTTTTGGCAGGAATTGGCAGCCTTCAAAGAGTTAAGGAACGTTGTTGAAGTACGTGGCCTTGGTATGATGGCCGGTATTGAATTAAATATACCTGTAAAGCAAGTTGTTGCTGACTTATTGGATGAAAAAATTGTTACTTTGGGTGCGGGGCACAATACGCTTCGTTTGTTACCGCCACTGACAATATCAGAATCACAGCTCACAACAGCACTACAAAAAATTAAGCAGTTACTTTCGCAATAA